One genomic region from Amphiura filiformis unplaced genomic scaffold, Afil_fr2py scaffold_59, whole genome shotgun sequence encodes:
- the LOC140144506 gene encoding uncharacterized protein: MKEPRTLKQITWSCSSWTISRRRSSKSMKRQTEVDVVREAVLQRIMFFVILVNRIEQFHNQVMDLQTQSDANLDDVIKSIEKIREEAKGRVSSQTNNFIQHLRETETMRCNQIDTKAAEEKRRIQARKSQVNVAIKALANTCKANQEKFLQSQQLATDEWVAFQQEFEQLSQTLIDIAKKHRSISFTTMEFLTKTAPDEIFVLDKMGILHEIESTWPIMKLRDGVIHLPRGRRVNVLTAEEPRSSSAPPIERRRRQGIRRPSQEPGRPSQDLFRPSRDSSRPSHDPRRPSHDPRRPSQDPRRPSHDPRRPSQDPRRPSQDPRRPSHDPRRPSQDPRRPSHDPRRPSQDPRRPSQDPRHPSQEPRRPSHDPRRETVIVGVLVGGQHLNSTPISEEDENDT, from the coding sequence ATGAAGGAGCCGAGAACTTTAAAACAAATTACCTGGTCATGCAGCTCCTGGACGATTTCCAGGAGACGAAGCAGCAAGAGCATGAAGAGACAGACCGAGGTCGACGTCGTCAGAGAGGCAGTTCTGCAGCGGATAATGTTCTTCGTGATCTTGGTTAATCGCATTGAGCAGTTTCACAATCAAGTAATGGATCTACAAACCCAGTCAGATGCTAATCTAGATGATGTTATCAAATCAATAGAAAAGATACGTGAGGAAGCGAAAGGTCGCGTTTCTTCTCAGACCAATAATTTTATACAGCATTTGAGGGAGACAGAAACAATGAGATGCAATCAGATTGATACTAAAGCTGCAGAAGAGAAACGACGCATACAAGCACGGAAATCCCAAGTGAATGTAGCCATTAAAGCTTTGGCTAATACATGCAAAGCGAACCAGGAAAAGTTTCTGCAATCTCAGCAATTGGCAACTGATGAATGGGTGGCTTTCCAACAAGAATTTGAGCAGCTTTCTCAGACCCTGATTGATATTGCCAAGAAGCATCGTTCAATTTCCTTCACCACGATGGAGTTTCTGACTAAAACTGCACCTGACGAGATTTTTGTATTGGATAAAATGGGTATTCTACATGAGATTGAAAGCACATGGCCGATAATGAAGCTGAGAGACGGTGTAATTCATTTACCTCGAGGGCGTCGGGTTAATGTTTTGACTGCAGAGGAACCCAGATCAAGCTCGGCACCGCCAATTGAACGAAGACGACGTCAAGGAATACGTCGTCCATCACAAGAGCCCGGACGACCATCACAAGACCTCTTTCGTCCATCACGAGATTCAAGCCGTCCATCACATGATCCACGTCGCCCATCACATGATCCACGTCGCCCATCACAAGATCCACGTCGTCCATCACATGATCCACGTCGCCCATCACAAGATCCACGTCGCCCATCACAAGATCCACGTCGCCCATCACATGATCCACGTCGCCCATCACAAGATCCACGTCGCCCGTCACATGATCCACGTCGTCCATCACAGGATCCACGTCGCCCATCACAGGATCCACGTCATCCATCACAAGAACCTCGTCGCCCATCACATGATCCTCGACGGGAAACAGTTATTGTGGGTGTGTTAGTTGGAGGACAACACTTGAACTCAACACCAATAAGTGAGGAAGACGAAAATGACACATAA